A stretch of the Epinephelus fuscoguttatus linkage group LG2, E.fuscoguttatus.final_Chr_v1 genome encodes the following:
- the LOC125902253 gene encoding ATP synthase F(0) complex subunit C3, mitochondrial-like gives MYACAKFVSTPSLVRAGSRALYRPLSAAVVSDARKSETASLLAPQSIVASQQQVAVRGFQTSAVSRDVDTAAKFIGAGAATVGVAGSGAGIGTVFGSLIIGYARNPSLKQQLFSYAILGFALSEAMGLFCLMVAFLILFAM, from the exons ATGTACGCCTGTGCTAAGTTCGTCTCCACACCCTCTCTG GTCCGTGCTGGATCTCGGGCGCTGTACAGACCACTCTCAGCAGCAGTAGTCTCAGATGCCAGGAAATCAGAG actGCCTCACTCCTGGCACCACAGAGTATTGTAGCCTCCCAGCAGCAGGTGGCGGTGCGGGGGTTCCAGACCAGTGCTGTGAGCCGTGATGTCGACACTGCCGCAAAGTTCATTGGAGCAGGAGCTGCCACCGTGGGAGTGGCCGGATCTGGAGCTGGAATTGGAACAGTGTTCGGTAGCCTTATTATTGGATATGCCAG GAACCCCTCTCTGAAGCAGCAGCTGTTCTCGTACGCCATCCTGGGCTTCGCTCTGTCTGAAGCTATGGGTCTCTTCTGTCTGATGGTTGCATTCCTTATTCTGTTTGCCATGTAA
- the nsun3 gene encoding tRNA (cytosine(34)-C(5))-methyltransferase, mitochondrial — protein MSKYIISIHRICTARRRIILKTENPTVTPLWCLWSVTCHTGPEVVSQLKEKKGASNNQATKRLRKERSSCQPVLDLFDQQYSQELGDLWAPARAVLLDPRSWQYGVMLNRFSAVTGITQILQSQGFSALLPQTDASTSLCNGPSTASNSKHQAGKDSLLPPGCISNCLPNASHLQPDSTSHALGQDFQSEPSLSLLHPTLQCYIHPYPLRFPSQAHRPGQLKQYYLLNAASLLPVLALQVRDGEKVLDLCAAPGGKALAIMQCATPALLCCNEPDPHRRDWLAKTLESFLPRSLISRVIVSAQDGRSFGQSEAGTYDKVLVDAPCSNDRSWLYSSSSQQGEHRLKERARLPALQAQLLRSALSAVRPGGVVVYSTCTLSSSENCAVVETVLNDCPEAVPEDLWDEIASPLSKYFTFSPAHPGHGQTPQKPSLQPQNGTSSSYHHRLGILVVPQPGKTWGPMFLSRIRRRK, from the exons ATGTCTAAATACATAATCTCAATACATCGTATTTGCACAGCGAGGAGGCGAATTATCTTAAAAACTGAAAACCCAACGGTTACACCTCTGTGGTGTTTGTGGTCTGTTACCTGTCACACGGGTCCTGAGGTTGTCTCACAGctgaaggagaaaaaaggagCCTCCAATAACCAG GCAACAAAAAGGCTCAGAAAAGAAAGATCTTCATGTCAGCCAGTACTGGACCTCTTTGACCAGCAGTACAGTCAGGAACTTGGAGACTTGTGGGCACCTGCGAG AGCGGTGCTTCTGGACCCTCGCTCTTGGCAGTATGGTGTTATGCTCAACCGCTTCAGCGCTGTGACAGGCATCACACAGATTCTTCAATCCCAGGGTTTTTCCGCATTGCTTCCGCAAACAGATGCCTCAACATCGCTTTGTAATGGCCCCTCAACAGCGTCAAATTCTAAACACCAGGCAGGAAAAGACTCTTTGTTGCCACCTGGCTGCATCTCCAATTGCCTTCCTAATGCCTCCCATCTGCAACCTGACAGCACCTCTCATGCACTCGGTCAAGACTTTCAATCAGAGCCTTCACTCAGTTTGCTCCATCCTACATTGCAATGTTACATCCATCCATATCCGCTGCGGTTTCCCTCTCAGGCTCACAGGCCTGGCCAGCTGAAGCAGTACTACCTCCTGAATGCTGCCTCCCTGCTTCCAGTGTTGGCTTTGCAAGTCAGAGATGGGGAGAAGGTTTTGGATCTTTGCGCTGCTCCTGGGGGCAAAGCCTTGGCCATAATGCAGTGTGCTACCCCAG CACTCCTCTGCTGTAATGAACCAGACCCGCACAGACGGGACTGGCTGGCCAAAACCCTGGAGTCTTTTCTGCCTCGCTCACTAATCAGCAGAGTGATTGTGTCTGCACAGGATGGACGGTCATTTGGGCAGAGTGAAGCAGGAACATATGACAAG GTTTTAGTCGATGCTCCATGTTCTAATGACAGGAGCTGGTTGTATTCTAGCAgcagccagcagggggaacaCAGACTGAAGGAAAGAGCCAGGCTGCCTGCACTCCAGGCTCAGCTGCTTAG GTCTGCACTGTCAGCAGTGCGTCCAGGGGGCGTTGTGGTCTATTCAACTTGCACTCTGTCCAGCTCTGAGAACTGTGCTGTGGTTGAGACTGTGCTGAATGACTGTCCTGAGGCTGTACCCGAAGACCTTTGGGATGAGATTGCCAGTCCTTTATCAAAATACTTTACATTTAGTCCTGCTCACCCTGGTCATGGACAGACACCTCAAAAGCCATCCCTGCAGCCACAGAATGGCACTTCGTCCTCTTATCATCACAGACTTGGCATTTTAGTGGTCCCTCAGCCTGGCAAGACCTGGGGACCCATGTTTTTGTCTCGGATTAGAAGAAGGAAATAG